The segment CAGGGCGCGGTGGCTGCCGGGCTGGATGTAGATGCCGGCCTGCTGAGCCTTCAGATCGTGGCCGGAGTCACGCACGATCAGGCCCTCGAGGCTCACATCGGTGGCGGCCACGCGTATGGTGTCGCCGCGCTGACCGCCGCTGAGCGTGGGCCGATCGATGCCGCGCAGCGTCAGCGGCTTGCTGATGCGCAGGTTCTCGTCATAGAAGCCGCGCTCGATCTCCAGCACATCGCCCGGGGCGGCTCGCTCGATGGCTTGCTGGATGGACTCTCCCGGCCGCACCCGCCAGGTTCCGGCCAGGGCCGTGCCCTGCGGCAGCAGGGCCAGCAGCGCCAGCTGCATCAGGACGAGCGCCCGCCACGGCCGACCGGCGTCGGGCGGCTTCATGCGCTCAGCCCTCCCAGAGCCTTGAGCGCCAGGAAGAGTGCCGCGCCGATCAGCAGGTTCTTGAAGCCAACATAGCTGAGCATGTCCATCCATCCCGCCACGCGGTAATTGGCGCGCCACCAGGGGCCGTCCTTCACATAGCGGCGGCCGCCCATGCGTATCAGCACCTCGTAGACGCTCCAGCCGAACCACCAGGCGATGATGGCCGCCGAGGACAGCCTGCCCTGCGCTGCCAGCAGCCAGGCCAGGCTGGCGGCCAGGGCCAGCGAGAAGCCTGCCACCTGCAGCGCGCGCTGGCTCTTCCAGCCCTCCCGACTCCAGGGCCAGAGGTGGTCGCGGATCTCCAGCAGCAGCACCTGCCAGGCGCTCATCGCGCCGCGCGCGGCATAGGGCCGGGCCGGCTCGGTGGGCAGGCGCGGGTCCGGCCCCTGCGCGGCCTTGGGCGAGATGGCCGGCACCGCGTCGATGGGGATGTAGTAGCCGTCCCGGCCAATGGGCGTGATCAGCAGCCCGTCGCGCTCGCGGCGCTTGCGCTCCCGGGCCAGCGGCGGGCAACCCTTCTGGTCGGTATAGAGCACCATGCAGTCCAGGCAGTGCAGGCATTCGCGGTGGTCGATGCGGCCGTCCGCATCGATGGCCTGGGCGCCGCAGCCCACGGCGCAGGCACGGCAGGAATTGCAGTCCTGCTTGCGCCTGAGGCCGAACCAGCGGAAGGTGCTGGGCATGGCCAGCGAAGCGCCCAGCGGGCACAGGTACTTGCAGTAGGGACGCTCGATGAACAACGACAGTCCCAGCAGCGAGGCGACGAAGAGCCCGTAGGGCCAGGCACGGTTGAACACGCCCACCAGGAAGGTGGTCTTGAAGGGCTCCACCTCGGCCAGCATCTCGGCGCGCCCCATATCGAACATCGAGACTGCCAGCAGGCCGAAGAAGATCGCGTACTTCAGCCACTTGAGCCTGTCGTGCAGGGCCTGGGGCACGGGCTTCTGCCAGCGCCGCAGGCCCAGCTTGCGGGCGATCTTGAAGATCGCCTCCGAGAGCGAACCGAAGGGACACATCCAGCCGCAGAACAGGCCGCGCCCGAACAGGAACACGGTGGCGATGATGAAGATCCAGAACACGAAGATGAAGGGGTCGCTCAGGAACAGGGCCCAGGTCCACTGGAACAGCAGGCTGTGGAACCAGGTCAGCACCTGGGTGATCGAAGGCTGCGCCATCAGGCCGAAGCCCACGAAGACGATGGACAGGGCCCAGGCGCTGTACTTGAAACCGTTGACCGGCCATTTGTTCTTGTGGGTGGACAGGCGCGTGAGCCGCTCGCGCAGTGCGTAGACCACGGTCACGCCCAGCAGCAGCGCGGCAAACAGCGCGATCTTCAGGGCCTGGCTTTTCCAGATTCGCAGCCAGGGCGCATCGGGCTCGAGCACCGCGGGCCGGCCGCCCTGCAGCAGCTCGGCCGGCAACCAGTATTTGCTCTCGAAGACCGCGAAGCTTCGGTGGCCGGTGGCGCGATCCACCCGGTTGCCCAGAAAGGCCAGCTTCCAGGGATAGGCGGCCGAGAAGCTGGCCGAACGGACCACGAAGATGGCCGACTCGGTATAGGCCGGTGCCCCCGCGGCTTCCAGCCCGTAGAGATTGATCGCATCGAGGTCGCGGAAGGTGAAGGCATCGGCGCCCTGCTTGAGCTGCACCCGGTCGTAGATGCCGCCGCGCACGAAGCCCGAGCCCTTGAAGGACTCGGCACCGGCGCTGCGCACGATGAAGAAGGCCTGCTCGCCCTCCTTGAGGCGCGATCGCAGGCTGGCGTAGGCCCCTTCGCCCAGCAGGCTGCGGCCCAGGTCGGGGTGGTTCAGATCGCCGAACCACAGCTCGATGAAGGGTTCGGCCGCCGGAGCCAGGCCCACCTGCTCGGGCTTGACGCGCAGCTGCTGCACCGCGCCCATGGCCTGCAGCTCGCTCCAGCTATAGCGCCGCCCGCTCTCCCGCCAACGCGCGGGCTCGCGCACGGTGGGCGCGATGATGCCGACCTGGCGCGCCACCGCGCTGCCGGAGAGCTGCATCACCTGGTTCTGCGCCACCACGGTGACGGTGGCGCCGGAGATCGCATCCACACCCAGCACGTTCTCGTCGGGACGCGACGGGCCGACCTCGATCTGGTCCTTGACCGACTTGCCCAGGTACTGCTCGTTGAACTTGATCAGGGCCGCTTCCGGAATGCCCAGCAGCAGGATGGGCTCGGAATGCTTGAGCACCTTGACGCCCACGTAGCGGCCGGTCGTGTCCATGCCGATCAGCGTGACCACGGGCTTGCCCGAGTAGGCCGGGGTGTCCGTGATGTCGGTGGACAGCATCACGTAGCCCAGCAGCGCGGGCTTGCCCGCGGCATCCGGTGCACCGTAGGCCTCGACATAGGGCGGCTGGCCGCGGCGCAGCGAGAAGCTGGTGGCGCCGGGAAACACCTCCTTGCAGGGCAGCAGCGCGCACAGATCGGGCGCGGTGGCGAGATCGGGCGGCAGCTGGGCCTCGTAGGCCTGCTGCCCAGGGGCGGCCTGCGCACAGGCGGCCACCAGGAAAAAAACCGCGGCCAGCGCCCGGAGGCAGGCCGCGAACAGTCTGTCGACTAGCGTCATCTGAGCTCTCTTTGTCTGCCACCCCTGCCGGCCGGCTCGAGTGGCCGGCAGCGGTGGCATCGTGCGCGGCCTCAGGCCTCCACGATCATGCGCGTGCGCATCTCCAGGTGCAGGGCGTGGCAGAAGTGCGTGCAGTAGCACCAGTACACGCCCGGCTCGCCAGCGGTGAAGGTCACCGAGGCCGTCTCCTGCGGGTTCACGATGAAGTTCACGTTGTGATTGGGGATCGCGAAGCCGTGCGTCAGGTCCTCGATCTTGTCGAGGTTGGTCAGGATCAGGGTCACCTCGTCGCCCTTCTTGACCTTGAACTCGCGCAGCGAGAAGGCCGGGGCCTGAGAGGTCATCTTGACCGTCACCTTCTTGCCGTTGCGCACCACGCCGGACTCCTTGGGGTCCTTGACCGCATGGGGGAAGTCGTCCAGGGCATAGACCTGCTTGGGCTTGAGGAGATCGCGCTTGAAGATGATGAAGTCATGCGGCTCGCCGCGCACCGGGTGGTCGGCCAGCAGCACCATCTTGTCGCCGGAGATGTCGATGAGCTGGTCGTTCTCCGGCTTCAGCGGGCCGACATTGAGGAAGCGGTCCTTGGAGAACTTGCACAGGCACACCAGCCAGTCGTTGGAGGCGTCCAGCGTCTCGCCCATCACCGTCTTGAGGTGGCCGGGCTGGTACTGCACGTCGAGCTTGTCCTTGATCGGATTGATCTTCTCGCCGGCATAGGCGCGGATGGCCTCGTCGATGTTCCACTTCACCACCTGGCTGTCGAGGAAGAGCGAGGTGTAGGCATTGCCGCGGCCGTCGAAGGCGGTGTGCAGCGGGCCGAGGCCGATCTCGACCTCGGCCACGATGGCGTTGTCGATCTTCTCGCTCTTGCCCTCGAACCAGTCCAGCACCTTGGCCAGCTCGATCACGGTGGCCGTGGGCGAGAGCTTGCCGGCGCAGATGAAGTACTTCTGGTCGGGGCTGGCGTTCACGCCGTGCGGGTTCTTGGGCACGGAGACATAGGCGGTGAGCGCGGTGCGCGGATCCTTGTTGGAGTCGCGCGTGCCGTCCACCACCGGCACCTTGGAGCTGCCAATGGTCTTGAACTTCCCGGCCTTGACCGCTTCCTCGATGCGCGCGATGTTGAAGAACAGGCAGGCATCGCGCTCGGCGGACATCATGTCCTCGTAGTGCGCGCCCATTTCGGTGTTGTACTGGTTGGTGGCTGCCAACTTGCCGTCGTAGGATGTGGCCGTCAGATCGCAGTTTCCGTCGATCAGCACCTGCCAGCGCAGTTCCATGGTCTCCGCATCCACGCAGCTGAACAGGGAGCGGTACTTGCTGTGATCATCGCTGCCGGCATTGGGCAGAGGGGTGGCGAACTCGCCGCCGCAGAAGACCCGTGTCGTGTAGTTGATCTTGGGGTCCACCGGGTCGCGCTTGTCCGGGAAGATGCCGTGGAAGCCCTGCACATTGGGCAGCTGGGTGATCTTGTCGCAGACGAAGTAGTCCAGGCGGATGCGGGCGATCCGGCTGTTGATCTTGTCGTTGATCCAGGCATAGCGCCCGTCGTAGTTGCCATCCTTGTAGGAGGCATGGGTGTGGTGGGTGTCGCCCACGGTGTAGCGCAGCGAGCCGTCGGGCTTGGTGCCCATGACCTTCTTGGACTCGTTGGTGATGCCCCAGCCCACCAGCGCATCCGGCACGAAGCAGGGAATGCGCAGCAGCTCCCGGCCCGAAGGCAGGCCCAGCACGCGCATATCGCCCGTGTGGCCGCCACTCCAGAGTCCGTAGTAGCTGTCGAGCTCACCGGGCTTGAGGTGCGTGCTGTTGGCCTCGCCGCCATGTGCGCCTGCAGCGGTGCCGCTGGCGGCCGGGGCGGCAGCGCCCTCACCCTTCTTGTCGGCGCAGGCGGCCGCACCCAGGGTCAGGCCGGCAAGTGCCGCGCTGTTGATGAAGCGGCGTCGCGCCAGGCCCTGGGGGGCGGGGGTGCCGCTCATCGCGCCGGAGTTCTTCTTGTCTTCTTCTTTCATGGTCTCACCTCTTGGGTTGATCAAACGGAATCGGGTGGCCCTCGCGCGGGAGGCATGGGGGCCGCGAATAGGAAGGGGGCCGGCACGGCCGGCCGCTGGGCCAGCGGCCGGTCAGGCCCACCAAAGCTGCTGCCCTGCGGCGCCGGCGGCGGGGCCGCGACGGTGGCGGCCAGACATTGCGCGCAATCCGGCAGGTCCGGGATCGCCGCGTGACCCGTCTCGACGGGCTCGCCCCGGCTCAGGTCGACCAGGCGCGACATCCCGGCGCCGGAGCACACCAGGGTCAGCACCGCCGGCCGCAGCAGCGGCGCTGCACAGGCCAGGCCCCAGCTCAGCAGCAGGCCGGCGAGCACCCAGCGGCACAGGCTGGGCCGCGATGCGCGGCGGAACAGGGCATGGAACATAGGACGGAAGCGGGCGGTGGGCGCAGTGGCGGGTGACGGTGGTCGAATGGCCTTCTCGGGCCAGGCGCATCCTCTCCATCGGGGCGCATGGCCGCCTTAAACCAGGTCAAGGATTTCAGAAAAGCTCAAAATCTGTATCGTTCATATAACAATAGGCTGGCGGAGCCCGCGGGTCTGTGCACAGAATGCGCGCACATTCGATCGGAGAGTTCCAAAGATGAAGACCGTCCAGACCTGCCTGCTCACCGCCGCCGTCCTGCTGCTGGCCGCCTGTGGCAAGCAGGAGAGCCCCGCCGCGCCGACCACGCCGGCCGGCATCGCCACCCCTGCAGCACCGGCCGAACCGGCCCCGGCCCCGGTGGCCGACAACAGCGCAGGCAAGAGCGTGTTCGGCAAGACCTGCGCCATGTGCCATGCCGCCGGCGTGGCCGGCGCCCCCAAGCCTGGCGACAAGGCGGACTGGGGTCCGCGCATTGCGCAGGGCCAGGAGCTGCTCTACAAGCACGCCCTCGAGGGCTTCACCGGCGCCAAGGGCATGATGCCGGCGCGCGGCGGCGGATCCTCGCTGACCGACGAGGAAGTCAAGGCCGCGGTGGACTACATGGTGGCGCAGTCGCGCTGACCGGGCCATGGCACAGGCATTCCTGACGCGACGGCGCGAGCTGGCCCTGGGCGCGCTGGCCTGCGTGCTGCTGCCGCGCAAGGCACGGGCCACGGCCGAGTCCCCGGTACAGCGCAGCACGGCGGCGCTGATGGGCACCCGGGTCGACATCGTCATCCAGCACGCCGACGCCGGCCTGCGCGCACGCGCCCTGGAAGCCGCCTGGGCCGAGATGCTGCGTCTGTCGGAGATGATGAGCCGCTACCGCAGCTCCAGCCAGCTGAGCCTGCTGGCGCGCGCGGCCGGCGGCGCGCCGCTGCCGGTGGCGCCCGAGCTGATGGCGGTGCTGCAGCAGGCACAGACCCTGGCGCAGCGCAGCGAGGGCCGTTTCGATGCCACGGTCGGCGCCTATGCCGACTGGCATTTCGAGCCCGGCCAGCCGCCGCGGCTGCCACATCCCGCTACCCTGCTGCGGCAGCAGGGCCTGGTCGGGCCGCAGGGCCTGCAACTCGACGCGGACCGCGGCACCGCGAGGCTGGCGCGCGCCGGCATGCGCCTGGACCTGGGCGGCATCGCCAAGCTGCCCATCCTGCAAGCGGGCCTGCGCACGCTGGCCCGCCAGGGCGTGCAGGATGCGCTGATCAATGGCGGCGGCGACGTGCTGTGCAGCGGCACCCTGCAGGGCCGGCCCTGGCGCGTCGGCCTGCGCGACCCGCGCGCGCCGCAGCAACTGCTGGGCGTGCTGGCACTCAGCGGCGGCGTCGTGGCGGCCTCGGGCGACTACGAGCGCGGTTTCGAGCTGGCGGGGCACCGCTATCACCACATCCTGGATCCGCGCAGCGGCCAGCCCAGCCAGGGCCTGCAGGGCCTGGCCCTGGTTGCGCCTAGCGTGGAAGCCGTCAACGGCTGGGGGGCCGCGATGATGGTGGCCGGCCCCGCGCAATCGCGGCGCTGGCTGCGCGAGCAGCTGCCCGGGGTCCAGGCCATGCTGGCCGGACCCGAAGGTGTCTGGCTCTCAGCGGGCCTGCGCTCGCGCCTGCTGCCGACGGCATAGCACGGCCATCGTCAGGCCGAAGAGCAGCAGCGCCGCCACATGGCCGGCCCCGGCCCAGGGCCACAGGGCCGGCCAGTGCGTCGCGGCCGCCATGCGCAGCAGCAGACTGGCCGCCATCAGGCCCAGGGGCAGCAAGGCCCAGCGGCTCGCACGCGGGCGCAAGCCGGCCAGCGCCGGCAGCATCAAGGGGGCGTGGCCGAAGACCATGGCCAGCACGAACCCCAGCCACAGCAGATGCCAGGCCAGCGCCAGGCCGGCCAGCCCGGCGACGGCGGCGGCCAGCAGCCAGCCATAGCCGGCCAGCAGGCAGATCGCGGTGTGCCCGGCCCAGGCCGGCGCGCGCCATTGATGACGCGCGATGTCGAAGCGCAGCAGCCACAGCGCCAGCAGGCCCAGCAGGCTCCAGCCCAGACGATCGGCCCAGACCGGCAAACCCAATGCCAGCAGGCCGGCCACGCCGGTGCAGGCGGCCACGCCCGCCAGAAAGGCCCGCGCCGCCCAGGCCGGCAGCGGCAGCAGGCGCATCAGCTCGCGGCGCTCGCCCGCGATCGTCAGCACCAGGAACAGGCTCCAGCCCCAGCGTGCCGCTTCGCCCGCCCCGGCGCGCCAGCACAGCGCGGCCCCCAGCAAGGACAGCGCCCCCAAGGCTTCGATCACCAGCGGCAGGGACACCGCGCGGCGCCAGCCTGCCCAGAGGTAGAGGCCCAGCAGGCCCAGCGCGCTGAGCACCCAGGCCCAGGCCGCCAGCCCCTCCTGGCCGGCCAGGGCCAGGCCGCCCGCCAGCGCCGCCAGCAGGGGCACCCAGAGGCCGCGATGCAGGGCGGCAGCGCGCTCCAGCGCGATCAGGCTGCCGAAGAAGCCCGCCATCATCAGCACCCCGTGCAGGGGCAGAACGGCCCACCCCGGGCTGCCGCCCAGGGTGCCGACACGCTGCAGCGCCCCCAGCAGGGCGGCCGCCAGATTGGCCAGAGCCAACAGGGCGCAGGCCAGGACCTGCCAGCGCGGCAGCGCCCTGCCCCCACCTGCCGGCTTCACGCCGCGCCCCAGCCGAAGCGCGCGCGCAGCGCCGGCGCCAAGCGCTCGGGCGACCAGGGCAGCTCCCAGTCCATCTCCACCTCGATGACCCAGCCCGGCGGACACAACACCTGCATCGCCGCGCCGGCGGCTTCGATGATCTCGTCGGCCATGGGGCAGGTGGCACTGGTCGGTACCAGGGTCAGGGCAGCGCAGCCGGGCTCGGCCTGTAGCCGCAGGCGCTCGACCAGGCCCAGGTCCACGATGTTCTCGCCCAGCTCGGGGTCGGATACCTGCCGCAGGGCCTGCATCAGCCGCTCGTGCAAGGTCTGCAGTTCGCTGTCGTTCATGAGGAGCTCCTTGTGCGGCTGGAAAGCAGCCAGGGTAGATAGCGCAGCAGCCAGCCCAGCGCCAGCAGGGCGAAGGCGCCGGCCGCCGCCGTCAGCAGCTCGGCTCGCGGCCACAGGCAGGCGGCCAGGCGCAGCAGCAGCAGCCCCTGCAGCAAGAGCTGCAGCGCACGCAGCGGACCGTCGACGGCATTGCTGCGCCCCTGCTGCACGGCCGTCACCCGGCTGACCATGGCCAGCAGCGTGCCTCCCATGAAGCCCAGGGCCAGCGCATGCAGGCCGGCCGCGGCGGGCAGCAGGCCCAGCCGGGCGGCGGCGTGCAGCACAAAGCTGGCGGCCAGCCAGAGATAGGCCAGCCAGAGCTGGGCGATCAGGGGCGTGCGCCGGGCCCGCGCCAGCGCCGGTTGCAAGGCGTCGTGCAGCAGCAGCGCGGCCAGCACCAGCTCGCCAGCAGCCGCCGCGCCCTGCCAGCGCGCCCCCGGGCCGGCCGCGTCGGCAGGCAGGGCCACACGCAGCAGCAGTCCGCCCAGCAGCAGCGCCAGCAGCCAGGGGCCGCGCCGTCCCTGCTGGTGCAGGAAGGGGCTGAGCCTTTGCAGGGCCAGGACGAAGACACCGCCCACCGCCAGATGCAGGCCCAGCAGCGCCAGGCGGTGTAGGGCCTGGGTATCGGGCAGCTGCAGCGCCGCCAGCGCCAGCAACAGCGCACAGGCCCCCAGGCCGGCGGCGATGCCCCAGGCCTGGGGGGCGTGCCGGACGCCGGGTCTGCGGCACAGGGCCAGCAGCCCCAGGGCGAAGCGGGCCAGCGCCAGGGCCGGCAGCAGCAGGGCCAGACGCGCCGGCACCGCCTGGCCCAGGACGTCGGCGGCCAGCAGCAAGCCCCAGCCCAGCAGGGCCAGCGCAGCCCAGGGCCGCAACCCTCGGCCATCGGGCGGCTGCAGGCCCAGCCAGCGCGGCGGCGCGGTGAAGGCAAAGCCGGCGATGAACAGCGGCAGGAAGCCCAGGCTCATCAGCAGGGCATGCAGGGTCGTGGCAGGCAGCAGACCGGGCGGGGCCAAGCCGCCGAGTCTTGCGGCCCACCACAGCGCGCCCAGCAACCACGCCTGCGCAGCGGCCGCAAACAGGGGCCGGTGCGGGGCCAGGGGCGCCGGCGTGCTCACGGTCTCAGCGCGGCAGGTAGAAGCTGGCCTGGCTCTCGAAACGGACGCCAGGACGGTCGAGGTCCAGCGCCTGCAGGCGCACCGGGTGGGCGCCGGGGGCAAGGCCGGGGCTGTAGGGCAGCTGCAGCTGCACCGGCAGGTTGACGATGCCGGCGGGCGGCACGCGCAGGGGCTGGGTGGCCGCGCCGGTCAGGTGCAGGCCCGCCAGGCCCTCGGCCCACAGCTGCAGGCGCAGCGGACGTTCGCTGCGGTTGATCAGCTGCAGCCGGTAGCTGTTCTCGACAGCGCCATCGGCGATCGGGCGCGCCAGCACATTGCGGTCCTTGATCACATCGATGAGAAGCAGCTGGCGCTGCGACAGGCTCCAGCCGAAGCCGGCCAGCAGCGCGGCCATGATGCTGCCGTAGACCAGCACGCGCGGGCGCAGCACCCGGCCCAGCATCTGGCGCCGCGTCAGGCCCTGGCGCATGCCGTTCTCGGTGGCGTAGCGGATCAGGCCGGGCGCCGCCCCGGTCTTGAGCATGACCTGGTCGCAGACATCGATGCAGGCGGCACAGCCTATGCACTCGTTCTGCAGCCCCTTGCGTATATCGATGCCCGTGGGGCAGACCTGCACACACAGCGTGCAGTCCACGCAGTCGCCCACGCCCCGGGCCTGCAGCTCGGCGCTCTTCCTGGAGCGCGCGCCGCGCGGCTCGCCGCGTCGTGCGTCGTAGCTGATGATCAGGGAGTCGGCATCGATCAGCGCGCTCTGGAAGCGCGCATAGGGGCAGATGTACTTGCACATCTGTTCGCGCAGATAGCCCGCATTGCCATAGGTGGCCGCACCATAGAACAGCACCCAGAACAGCTCCCAGGGCCCCAGCGAGAAGCTGCCCAGGCCGGCCGCCAGTTCGCGCACGGGCGTGAAGTAGCCCACGAAGCTGAAGCCCGTGAAGCCGGCCAGCGCCAGCCATCCTCCTTGCTTGGCGCTCTTGCGCCAGAGCTTTTCCCAGCCCCAGGGCGCGGCGTCCAGCCTGATGCGGGCCTGGCGGTCGCCCTCGGTATGGCGCTCGATCCAGAGGAAGAGCTCGGTGTAGACGGTCTGCGGACAGCTGTAGCCGCACCACAGGCGGCCGGCCACCGCGGTGAAGAAGAACAGCGCCAGCGCACTGAACACCAGCAGCGACGCCAGGTAAATGAAGTCCTGGGGATAGAAGATCAGGCCCAGCACGTAGAAGCGCTGGGTCTCCAGATCGAAGAGCAGGGCCTGGCGCCCGTTCCATTGCAGCCAGGGTGTGCCGTAGAAGAAGAGCTGGGTCAGCGCGACAAAGACCCAGCGCCAGTTCGTGAAGCGGCCACTGACGGAGCGCGGATAGACCTTGGCTTCGGCGGCATAGAGCGGGATGACGCGCTGCGCCTGGGTATCAGGGCTCGGCGTCATCGTGGGCACGGCGTCCGCGTTGCGGAAGGACCAGATTCACCGCCTGCGCAGCGGCGCGTGCGCGTGCGCCCGGACGCGGCACGGGCAGCAGCTCGGCCAGGGTATGGGCGTCCAGCTGCTCGAGAAAGGCCGCCAGGGCCTGCTTGAAGATGCCGGTAAGGCGGCATTGGCCGGTGAGCGTGCAGGCATTGAGCTCGCCCAGACATTCCACCAGGTAGAAGTCGGGCTCGATGCCACGCACCAGCTCGCCGAGCCGTATGTCCTGGGGCTCCAGCGCCAGCCGCATGCCGCCGCCCTTGCCACGCACCGTGGTGATCCAGCCCGCCAACCCGAGCTGGTGGGTGATCTTGGTCAGATGCGCTTCCGAGATGCCGTAGGCCTGCGCCACCTCGGCCGTGGTACAGAGCCGGTCCGGATGGCGCCCCAGATAGATCAGCAGGCGCAGGGCGTAGTCGCTCATCGTGGTCAGTCGCATCACTCAATCCTAGTTTCTGGGCACATCTATCCGGGCAGGCCGTCGGCGCGCGGGCGCAGCAGTATCGGTGCATAGCGCCACAGATAGAGGGCGAAGGCCAGGCTCCACAGCGCCGCCGAGAGCTGGACCGACAGCAGCAGCAGGGAGGGAGCGGACAGCGGCAGGAAGACACGCAGCAGGGCCGCCGCCAGCAGGCTCAGATAGGCCAGGGTCTCGAAGCGGCCGGCGCGCAGCGGCCGCCCGGTATGGCCCAGGGCCGTGCGGGTGATCATGCCCAGCGTGATCAGGCCGATCACGCCCACGGTGAGCGCATGCGTGGCCGGCCCGGGCGCGATCCATCCCAGCACGGCCGCTGCGCGCAGGCCCAGGTGCACCGGCAGCCACAGATAGGCGGCATGCAGCACCCAGACCAGGGCGTTGGACAGGCTCTTCCATGGCTGCCACAGCCACCAGCGCCACAGGTGCAGCACGGTGGCAGCCCCCAGCGCGGCGGCCAGCAGCGGTCCGCCCGCCCCCAGTGCGTCCAGCACCATCAGGGCCAGCACGCTGCCCAGCACCGCCTTCTCGAGACGCGGGTCGCGCCGGGCCTCCATGCCC is part of the Shinella sp. XGS7 genome and harbors:
- the ccoG gene encoding cytochrome c oxidase accessory protein CcoG, whose translation is MTPSPDTQAQRVIPLYAAEAKVYPRSVSGRFTNWRWVFVALTQLFFYGTPWLQWNGRQALLFDLETQRFYVLGLIFYPQDFIYLASLLVFSALALFFFTAVAGRLWCGYSCPQTVYTELFLWIERHTEGDRQARIRLDAAPWGWEKLWRKSAKQGGWLALAGFTGFSFVGYFTPVRELAAGLGSFSLGPWELFWVLFYGAATYGNAGYLREQMCKYICPYARFQSALIDADSLIISYDARRGEPRGARSRKSAELQARGVGDCVDCTLCVQVCPTGIDIRKGLQNECIGCAACIDVCDQVMLKTGAAPGLIRYATENGMRQGLTRRQMLGRVLRPRVLVYGSIMAALLAGFGWSLSQRQLLLIDVIKDRNVLARPIADGAVENSYRLQLINRSERPLRLQLWAEGLAGLHLTGAATQPLRVPPAGIVNLPVQLQLPYSPGLAPGAHPVRLQALDLDRPGVRFESQASFYLPR
- the nosZ gene encoding TAT-dependent nitrous-oxide reductase; this translates as MKEEDKKNSGAMSGTPAPQGLARRRFINSAALAGLTLGAAACADKKGEGAAAPAASGTAAGAHGGEANSTHLKPGELDSYYGLWSGGHTGDMRVLGLPSGRELLRIPCFVPDALVGWGITNESKKVMGTKPDGSLRYTVGDTHHTHASYKDGNYDGRYAWINDKINSRIARIRLDYFVCDKITQLPNVQGFHGIFPDKRDPVDPKINYTTRVFCGGEFATPLPNAGSDDHSKYRSLFSCVDAETMELRWQVLIDGNCDLTATSYDGKLAATNQYNTEMGAHYEDMMSAERDACLFFNIARIEEAVKAGKFKTIGSSKVPVVDGTRDSNKDPRTALTAYVSVPKNPHGVNASPDQKYFICAGKLSPTATVIELAKVLDWFEGKSEKIDNAIVAEVEIGLGPLHTAFDGRGNAYTSLFLDSQVVKWNIDEAIRAYAGEKINPIKDKLDVQYQPGHLKTVMGETLDASNDWLVCLCKFSKDRFLNVGPLKPENDQLIDISGDKMVLLADHPVRGEPHDFIIFKRDLLKPKQVYALDDFPHAVKDPKESGVVRNGKKVTVKMTSQAPAFSLREFKVKKGDEVTLILTNLDKIEDLTHGFAIPNHNVNFIVNPQETASVTFTAGEPGVYWCYCTHFCHALHLEMRTRMIVEA
- a CDS encoding FAD:protein FMN transferase codes for the protein MAQAFLTRRRELALGALACVLLPRKARATAESPVQRSTAALMGTRVDIVIQHADAGLRARALEAAWAEMLRLSEMMSRYRSSSQLSLLARAAGGAPLPVAPELMAVLQQAQTLAQRSEGRFDATVGAYADWHFEPGQPPRLPHPATLLRQQGLVGPQGLQLDADRGTARLARAGMRLDLGGIAKLPILQAGLRTLARQGVQDALINGGGDVLCSGTLQGRPWRVGLRDPRAPQQLLGVLALSGGVVAASGDYERGFELAGHRYHHILDPRSGQPSQGLQGLALVAPSVEAVNGWGAAMMVAGPAQSRRWLREQLPGVQAMLAGPEGVWLSAGLRSRLLPTA
- a CDS encoding metal-sulfur cluster assembly factor, whose product is MNDSELQTLHERLMQALRQVSDPELGENIVDLGLVERLRLQAEPGCAALTLVPTSATCPMADEIIEAAGAAMQVLCPPGWVIEVEMDWELPWSPERLAPALRARFGWGAA
- a CDS encoding NosR/NirI family protein; amino-acid sequence: MTLVDRLFAACLRALAAVFFLVAACAQAAPGQQAYEAQLPPDLATAPDLCALLPCKEVFPGATSFSLRRGQPPYVEAYGAPDAAGKPALLGYVMLSTDITDTPAYSGKPVVTLIGMDTTGRYVGVKVLKHSEPILLLGIPEAALIKFNEQYLGKSVKDQIEVGPSRPDENVLGVDAISGATVTVVAQNQVMQLSGSAVARQVGIIAPTVREPARWRESGRRYSWSELQAMGAVQQLRVKPEQVGLAPAAEPFIELWFGDLNHPDLGRSLLGEGAYASLRSRLKEGEQAFFIVRSAGAESFKGSGFVRGGIYDRVQLKQGADAFTFRDLDAINLYGLEAAGAPAYTESAIFVVRSASFSAAYPWKLAFLGNRVDRATGHRSFAVFESKYWLPAELLQGGRPAVLEPDAPWLRIWKSQALKIALFAALLLGVTVVYALRERLTRLSTHKNKWPVNGFKYSAWALSIVFVGFGLMAQPSITQVLTWFHSLLFQWTWALFLSDPFIFVFWIFIIATVFLFGRGLFCGWMCPFGSLSEAIFKIARKLGLRRWQKPVPQALHDRLKWLKYAIFFGLLAVSMFDMGRAEMLAEVEPFKTTFLVGVFNRAWPYGLFVASLLGLSLFIERPYCKYLCPLGASLAMPSTFRWFGLRRKQDCNSCRACAVGCGAQAIDADGRIDHRECLHCLDCMVLYTDQKGCPPLARERKRRERDGLLITPIGRDGYYIPIDAVPAISPKAAQGPDPRLPTEPARPYAARGAMSAWQVLLLEIRDHLWPWSREGWKSQRALQVAGFSLALAASLAWLLAAQGRLSSAAIIAWWFGWSVYEVLIRMGGRRYVKDGPWWRANYRVAGWMDMLSYVGFKNLLIGAALFLALKALGGLSA
- a CDS encoding cytochrome c5 family protein, which translates into the protein MKTVQTCLLTAAVLLLAACGKQESPAAPTTPAGIATPAAPAEPAPAPVADNSAGKSVFGKTCAMCHAAGVAGAPKPGDKADWGPRIAQGQELLYKHALEGFTGAKGMMPARGGGSSLTDEEVKAAVDYMVAQSR
- a CDS encoding NnrS family protein, yielding MSTPAPLAPHRPLFAAAAQAWLLGALWWAARLGGLAPPGLLPATTLHALLMSLGFLPLFIAGFAFTAPPRWLGLQPPDGRGLRPWAALALLGWGLLLAADVLGQAVPARLALLLPALALARFALGLLALCRRPGVRHAPQAWGIAAGLGACALLLALAALQLPDTQALHRLALLGLHLAVGGVFVLALQRLSPFLHQQGRRGPWLLALLLGGLLLRVALPADAAGPGARWQGAAAAGELVLAALLLHDALQPALARARRTPLIAQLWLAYLWLAASFVLHAAARLGLLPAAAGLHALALGFMGGTLLAMVSRVTAVQQGRSNAVDGPLRALQLLLQGLLLLRLAACLWPRAELLTAAAGAFALLALGWLLRYLPWLLSSRTRSSS
- a CDS encoding Rrf2 family transcriptional regulator, encoding MRLTTMSDYALRLLIYLGRHPDRLCTTAEVAQAYGISEAHLTKITHQLGLAGWITTVRGKGGGMRLALEPQDIRLGELVRGIEPDFYLVECLGELNACTLTGQCRLTGIFKQALAAFLEQLDAHTLAELLPVPRPGARARAAAQAVNLVLPQRGRRAHDDAEP